From Pseudarthrobacter equi, a single genomic window includes:
- the tsaE gene encoding tRNA (adenosine(37)-N6)-threonylcarbamoyltransferase complex ATPase subunit type 1 TsaE — translation MPGQAAEANWEKTYSATTADQTHALGAGLARVLEAGDLVVLSGELGAGKTTLTQGLGEGLGVRSGIISPTFVLVRIHPNLPDGPRPGGPDLVHVDAYRLGSAAEVDDIDLENTMDTSVTVVEWGHDRVEHLSENRLEIDLHRAIGLGGGFGRGSVTTGTTVAANAGPDGARESLDFDTDDTDEPRTIVMRGYGPRWADAPELGAAGGTN, via the coding sequence ATGCCCGGCCAGGCGGCTGAAGCCAACTGGGAAAAGACCTATTCGGCCACGACGGCGGACCAGACCCATGCCCTTGGCGCGGGGCTGGCCCGGGTTCTGGAAGCAGGGGACCTGGTGGTGCTTTCCGGCGAGCTGGGTGCCGGAAAAACCACCCTGACCCAAGGGCTGGGGGAAGGGCTGGGAGTGCGCTCCGGCATCATCTCACCCACCTTCGTGCTGGTCCGGATCCACCCCAACCTCCCCGATGGGCCCCGCCCCGGCGGACCGGACCTGGTCCACGTGGATGCCTACCGCCTCGGCTCGGCCGCCGAAGTAGACGACATCGACCTCGAGAACACCATGGACACCTCGGTGACGGTGGTGGAGTGGGGCCACGACCGGGTGGAACACCTCAGCGAGAACCGGTTGGAGATCGACCTGCACCGCGCCATCGGGCTCGGCGGCGGCTTCGGCCGTGGGTCCGTGACCACCGGGACCACTGTCGCCGCGAATGCCGGACCAGACGGCGCACGCGAAAGCCTGGACTTCGACACGGACGACACCGACGAGCCGCGCACCATCGTGATGCGCGGGTATGGCCCCCGCTGGGCCGACGCTCCGGAGCTGGGCGCTGCCGGGGGGACGAACTGA
- the alr gene encoding alanine racemase → MTYPAPTGEISAASVHDPHYERSAVIDLDAIRHNVRRLAAAASPAKVMAVVKADAYGHGAVPVARAALEAGAAWLGVAHISEALALRAAGIDAPLLAWLHTTDSNFGAAVAAGVDIGCSGWELERIVAAAREQERPARIHLKVDTGLGRNGATLEYWDTLVGEAMEYQDQGLLRVVGIFSHLAVADEPERPETDHQLAAFREAIAVAEDAGVDAEVRHLANTPATLSRPDTHFDLVRVGLGIYGLSPFDGQTSAELGLRPAMALRTKVSQCKAVPAGQGVSYGLHYRTAGASTLGLIPLGYADGIPRVATGGPVRVAGTTYLVVGRIAMDQMVIDLGPRVQGAALLGAEAELFGSGADGGPTADDWARAAGTINYEIVTRISPRVPRRFINEQDTSGSAKASAAGREGAR, encoded by the coding sequence GTGACTTACCCCGCCCCAACCGGTGAAATCAGCGCTGCTTCAGTGCACGATCCCCACTACGAGCGTTCCGCCGTGATTGACCTGGACGCCATCCGGCACAACGTGCGGCGGCTCGCTGCCGCTGCCTCGCCGGCCAAGGTCATGGCCGTGGTCAAGGCCGACGCCTACGGGCATGGTGCAGTGCCCGTTGCCCGGGCCGCACTGGAGGCCGGCGCAGCCTGGCTGGGGGTGGCGCACATCTCCGAGGCGCTCGCCCTGCGCGCTGCCGGCATCGATGCGCCGCTGCTGGCATGGCTGCACACCACGGACAGCAACTTCGGCGCGGCGGTGGCGGCCGGCGTCGACATCGGCTGCTCAGGGTGGGAACTCGAGAGGATTGTTGCCGCGGCCCGCGAGCAGGAGCGCCCGGCCAGGATCCACCTCAAGGTGGACACCGGGCTGGGCCGCAACGGCGCCACCCTGGAGTACTGGGACACGCTGGTGGGCGAAGCGATGGAGTACCAGGACCAGGGCCTGCTCCGGGTGGTGGGCATTTTCTCCCACCTCGCCGTTGCTGATGAACCAGAACGCCCCGAAACCGACCACCAGCTGGCAGCTTTCCGCGAGGCGATTGCGGTGGCCGAGGACGCAGGGGTGGACGCCGAAGTCCGGCACCTGGCCAACACGCCTGCCACCCTGTCCCGGCCGGACACCCACTTCGACCTGGTGCGCGTAGGCCTGGGCATCTACGGACTCTCACCCTTCGACGGCCAGACCTCCGCTGAACTTGGCCTGCGCCCGGCCATGGCGCTGCGGACCAAGGTGTCCCAGTGCAAGGCCGTCCCGGCGGGGCAGGGGGTTTCCTACGGGCTCCATTACCGGACTGCCGGCGCCAGCACGCTGGGCCTGATCCCGCTGGGCTACGCCGATGGCATCCCGCGGGTCGCCACCGGCGGGCCGGTCCGGGTGGCCGGCACCACCTACCTGGTGGTGGGCCGCATCGCCATGGACCAGATGGTCATCGACCTCGGTCCGCGGGTCCAGGGGGCCGCGCTGCTGGGTGCCGAGGCCGAGCTTTTCGGCAGCGGGGCCGACGGCGGTCCCACGGCTGATGACTGGGCGCGCGCCGCCGGGACCATCAACTATGAGATCGTCACGCGGATCAGTCCGCGCGTGCCGCGCCGTTTCATCAACGAACAGGACACGTCCGGCAGCGCGAAAGCTTCTGCCGCCGGCAGGGAAGGGGCCCGGTGA
- a CDS encoding carbohydrate kinase family protein: MDAIPARPFDPLASVRKHSGPGFDLLLAGTVFQDIIFTGLPHGPEPGTEIWSDGMGSCPGGVANQAIAAARLGLRTGLAAVFGDDGYGDFNWKILSGQERVDLSLSRRVEGWHSPVTVSLCVEKDRSMVTHGHAAPVTSSELIGEPPPSLAGIAEVGLEVEPWARAAHGAGVKLFGDVGWDPTGEWAPVRLENLQYFHAFLPNQREAMALTGKDNAWSALYALADRVPVAVVTLGPQGALAVDSETGEEEWVPSLPVKALDPTGAGDCFDAAFIVGTLAGWPLGNRLRFANLCASLAVQEVGGSLAAPGWGDIADWWKRANARPERQMSQWLRRFEFLAEIIQDVPQAAQRRAAATIAHLSDA, from the coding sequence ATGGACGCGATCCCGGCACGCCCTTTCGACCCCCTGGCCTCGGTCCGGAAACACTCCGGGCCCGGGTTCGATCTCCTGCTGGCCGGAACCGTCTTCCAGGACATCATTTTCACCGGACTGCCGCACGGCCCTGAACCGGGCACCGAAATCTGGAGCGACGGCATGGGCAGCTGCCCCGGCGGGGTGGCAAACCAGGCCATCGCGGCGGCCCGGCTGGGACTTCGGACAGGCCTGGCCGCAGTCTTCGGAGATGACGGTTATGGCGACTTCAACTGGAAGATCCTCTCCGGCCAGGAGCGGGTGGACCTGAGCCTGTCCCGCCGGGTGGAGGGGTGGCACTCCCCGGTGACGGTGTCGCTGTGTGTTGAGAAGGACCGGTCCATGGTCACCCACGGGCATGCTGCCCCGGTCACGTCCTCCGAGCTCATCGGGGAGCCGCCACCCAGCCTCGCCGGCATCGCGGAAGTGGGCCTGGAGGTGGAACCTTGGGCTCGCGCCGCCCACGGGGCAGGCGTCAAGCTCTTCGGGGACGTGGGCTGGGACCCCACCGGGGAATGGGCTCCGGTCCGGCTGGAAAACCTGCAGTACTTCCATGCGTTCTTGCCCAACCAGCGTGAGGCCATGGCGCTGACCGGGAAGGACAACGCCTGGTCCGCCCTGTATGCGCTCGCGGACCGGGTTCCCGTGGCAGTTGTCACCCTCGGCCCGCAGGGGGCGCTCGCCGTCGATTCGGAAACGGGGGAGGAGGAGTGGGTTCCGTCCCTGCCGGTCAAGGCGCTCGACCCCACCGGAGCAGGTGACTGTTTCGACGCCGCATTCATCGTGGGCACGCTGGCCGGCTGGCCGCTGGGCAACAGGCTCCGCTTCGCCAACCTGTGCGCCTCCCTGGCCGTGCAGGAAGTGGGCGGTTCGCTGGCCGCCCCCGGCTGGGGAGACATCGCCGACTGGTGGAAACGCGCCAACGCCCGGCCCGAACGCCAGATGAGCCAGTGGCTGCGCCGCTTCGAATTCCTGGCCGAGATCATCCAGGACGTCCCGCAGGCGGCCCAGCGGAGGGCCGCAGCCACCATCGCCCACCTGTCGGACGCCTGA
- a CDS encoding family 4 glycosyl hydrolase, producing MRLLIAGGGGFRVPLIYRALVSGRFAGLVTELVLYDVDPARLAAVTAVLHSMPAGPGPRLPVRSTTDLAHALPGTDMVFAAIRPGGTAGRIADEKVAQDLGLLGQETTGAGGISYALRTIPHMVHLARLMVRHCPGARLINFTNPAGMVTEALVPVLGNRVVGICDSAGALVQRAAHAAGADLPEGTLDGVGYFGLNHLGWLYRLESGGRDLLPGLLADPAALASFEEGRLFDQPFLAGLGMLPNEYLYYYYRRDAARRTMQAMRQTRGESIHNQQLDLYPRLAGAGTDAFQLWDAARRSREEGYLAEARPEGTQRDEDDLAGGGYERVALAAMRALSGAGATQLILNTRNSLNPGAQEPAIPGLPADAVVELPCMVTADGALPLPQQSPPAPQLRLLRQVKDVERLTVRAATTGDRGAALAAFARHPLVDSEDLAGRLLSGYEEAFPELRAMWRGETAAAAPVG from the coding sequence ATGCGGCTTCTGATTGCCGGCGGCGGGGGTTTCCGAGTGCCGCTCATCTACCGGGCGCTGGTTTCCGGCCGCTTCGCCGGGCTGGTCACCGAACTGGTGCTGTACGACGTCGATCCCGCCCGCCTGGCCGCCGTCACTGCCGTGCTGCACAGCATGCCGGCGGGCCCCGGCCCGCGGCTGCCGGTCCGTTCCACCACCGATTTGGCCCATGCCCTGCCCGGGACGGACATGGTGTTCGCCGCCATCCGTCCGGGCGGGACCGCAGGGCGGATCGCGGACGAGAAGGTGGCCCAGGACCTGGGGCTGCTGGGGCAGGAAACCACGGGAGCGGGTGGCATCTCCTATGCACTTCGGACCATTCCGCACATGGTGCACCTGGCCCGCCTGATGGTCCGGCACTGCCCCGGAGCCCGGCTGATCAATTTCACCAACCCGGCAGGCATGGTCACCGAGGCCCTCGTCCCGGTGCTGGGGAACCGGGTGGTGGGCATCTGCGACTCGGCAGGCGCCCTCGTGCAGCGAGCAGCCCACGCTGCGGGAGCGGACCTGCCGGAGGGAACGCTCGACGGCGTGGGCTACTTCGGCCTGAACCACCTGGGCTGGCTATACCGGCTGGAGTCCGGCGGCCGCGACCTGCTGCCGGGGCTGCTGGCCGATCCCGCCGCCCTGGCGTCCTTCGAGGAGGGTCGCCTGTTCGACCAGCCCTTCCTGGCCGGTCTCGGCATGCTGCCCAACGAGTACCTGTATTACTACTACCGGCGCGACGCCGCCCGACGTACCATGCAGGCGATGCGGCAGACGCGCGGAGAGAGCATCCACAACCAGCAACTGGACCTCTATCCACGCCTCGCCGGCGCGGGAACGGACGCCTTCCAGTTGTGGGATGCTGCCCGCCGGTCCCGCGAGGAGGGCTATTTGGCCGAGGCGCGCCCGGAAGGTACCCAGCGGGATGAAGACGACCTCGCCGGCGGCGGCTACGAACGCGTGGCGCTCGCCGCCATGCGCGCGCTCTCCGGGGCCGGCGCTACGCAGCTGATCCTAAATACCCGCAACTCACTCAACCCGGGCGCCCAGGAACCCGCCATTCCGGGACTGCCCGCGGACGCCGTCGTCGAACTTCCCTGCATGGTGACGGCCGACGGCGCGCTGCCGCTGCCCCAGCAGTCTCCACCCGCGCCGCAGCTCCGGTTGCTGCGGCAGGTCAAGGACGTGGAACGGCTCACTGTCCGGGCGGCCACCACCGGCGACCGCGGCGCCGCCCTTGCGGCCTTCGCGCGGCATCCGCTGGTGGATTCGGAGGACCTGGCAGGCCGGCTCCTGTCCGGTTATGAGGAAGCATTTCCGGAGCTCCGGGCGATGTGGCGTGGTGAGACGGCGGCTGCGGCCCCGGTTGGCTGA
- the mshA gene encoding D-inositol-3-phosphate glycosyltransferase, whose product MALIRRVALLSLHTSPMEQPGSGDAGGMNVYIRELASALAEAGVEVEIFTRATSAGQPAVEHPDPGVCVHNVLAGPTKKIPKEELPGLLHSMVEEIEQIRRRQPHGRYDVIHSHYWVSGIAGLELSELWGVPLVHTMHTMAKVKNLLLESGEQPEPRRREVGEHRIVDGAARLIANTSSEAAELVSHYGADYDRIDIAPPGVDLATFTPAFRSKARKDHGVDPGAFHLLFAGRIQRLKGPQVLVKAAALLRQRRPDIDLRLTILGELSGNKEFNLRKLVADAEMDDVVTQLPPVTAPELAAWFRAADVVVMPSFSESFGLVALEAQACGTPVVATRVGGLSRAIFHGRTGLLVDGHHAADWADAFEALYDDPATRVDMGRAAAIRAQNSGWSRTAAITLESYHAAVDRHVGHLVPAVPVT is encoded by the coding sequence TTGGCATTGATCCGCAGGGTGGCCTTGCTGTCACTCCACACCTCGCCCATGGAACAGCCAGGTTCCGGCGATGCCGGCGGCATGAACGTCTACATCCGTGAACTGGCCTCGGCCCTGGCCGAAGCCGGCGTTGAAGTCGAGATCTTCACGCGCGCCACCTCGGCCGGCCAGCCCGCCGTCGAACATCCGGATCCCGGAGTCTGCGTGCACAACGTCCTGGCCGGACCGACGAAGAAGATTCCCAAGGAAGAACTGCCCGGTCTGCTCCACAGCATGGTCGAAGAGATCGAACAGATCCGCCGCCGTCAGCCGCACGGCCGCTACGACGTCATCCACTCCCACTACTGGGTGTCCGGCATCGCCGGGCTGGAACTGTCCGAACTGTGGGGCGTGCCGCTTGTCCACACCATGCACACCATGGCCAAGGTTAAGAACCTCCTGCTCGAATCCGGCGAACAGCCTGAGCCGCGGCGGCGTGAGGTAGGCGAGCACCGGATCGTGGACGGCGCAGCGCGCCTCATCGCCAACACCAGCTCCGAGGCGGCAGAACTCGTGTCGCACTACGGCGCCGACTACGACCGGATCGACATCGCTCCCCCGGGCGTGGACCTGGCCACGTTCACCCCCGCCTTCCGGAGCAAAGCGCGTAAGGACCACGGCGTGGATCCGGGGGCGTTCCACCTGCTGTTCGCCGGCCGCATCCAGCGGCTCAAGGGCCCGCAGGTGCTGGTCAAAGCGGCGGCCCTGCTGCGGCAGCGGCGGCCGGACATCGACCTGCGGCTCACTATCCTGGGCGAGCTCAGCGGCAACAAGGAGTTCAACCTCCGCAAGCTCGTGGCGGACGCGGAGATGGACGACGTCGTCACGCAGCTTCCGCCCGTCACGGCACCTGAGCTTGCGGCCTGGTTCCGCGCGGCCGACGTTGTGGTGATGCCTTCCTTCAGCGAATCCTTCGGCTTGGTGGCCCTGGAAGCCCAGGCCTGCGGCACCCCGGTGGTGGCAACCCGGGTGGGCGGGCTGTCCCGTGCCATCTTCCACGGCCGGACCGGGTTGCTGGTGGACGGCCACCACGCGGCCGATTGGGCGGACGCCTTTGAGGCGCTCTACGACGATCCCGCCACCCGGGTGGACATGGGCCGGGCCGCCGCCATCCGCGCCCAGAACTCGGGCTGGTCCCGCACCGCCGCCATCACGCTCGAAAGCTACCACGCCGCCGTCGACCGGCACGTGGGCCACCTTGTGCCGGCCGTTCCTGTAACCTGA
- a CDS encoding formate--tetrahydrofolate ligase: MTGVSSDLEIARAARIRPIEDIAAAAGVNAAALEQYGRYKAKIDPARLDAPPPHGKLVLVSAMSPTPAGEGKSTTTVGLADSLARAGHNVMIALREPSLGPVLGMKGGATGGGYSQVLPMDEINLHFTGDFHAITSANNALMALVDNHIYQGNALNIDPRRVTFKRVLDMNDRALREVVIGLGGPAQGVPRQDGFDITVASEIMAVFCLATDLADLRERLGRITFGYTYERVPVTVADLGVQGALALLLKEAVKPNLVQTIAGTPALVHGGPFANIAHGCNSLIATQTARRLADIVVTEAGFGADLGAEKFMDIKARIGGLAPSAVVVVATVRALKMQGGVAKDQLTRPDVSALEAGVENLRRHVHNVEKFGVTPVVAINRFATDTAEELDWLLAWCAAEGVPAAVADVWGRGGGGDGGDELAGLVARALEAPNKFRHLYALELSVEDKIRTIAQEIYGADGVDFSVPALKRLADIERNGWAGLPVCMAKTQYSFTDDATRLGAPKGFTIHVRDLLPKTGAGFIVALTGAVMTMPGLPAVPAALRMDVDPDGNPVGLT; encoded by the coding sequence ATGACCGGCGTTTCCAGCGACCTCGAGATAGCACGGGCAGCACGCATCAGGCCCATCGAAGACATTGCCGCTGCCGCAGGGGTGAACGCCGCAGCGCTGGAACAGTACGGGCGTTACAAAGCCAAGATCGATCCCGCCCGGCTGGACGCACCGCCGCCGCACGGCAAGCTGGTGCTCGTCTCAGCCATGTCCCCCACGCCGGCCGGCGAAGGAAAGTCCACCACCACCGTGGGGCTGGCGGACTCCCTGGCGCGGGCCGGCCACAACGTGATGATCGCGTTGCGCGAGCCCTCGCTTGGCCCGGTCCTGGGAATGAAGGGCGGCGCCACCGGAGGAGGCTACTCGCAGGTGCTGCCAATGGACGAGATCAACCTGCATTTCACCGGTGACTTCCACGCCATCACCTCCGCCAACAACGCCCTGATGGCTCTGGTGGACAACCACATCTACCAGGGCAACGCCTTGAACATCGATCCGCGGCGCGTGACGTTCAAGCGCGTCCTGGACATGAACGACCGGGCCCTGCGGGAAGTGGTGATCGGCCTCGGCGGGCCGGCCCAGGGCGTGCCGCGGCAGGACGGGTTCGACATCACCGTGGCCTCCGAGATCATGGCCGTATTCTGCCTCGCCACGGACCTGGCCGACCTCCGGGAACGCCTGGGCAGGATCACGTTTGGCTACACCTATGAGCGCGTTCCGGTGACGGTGGCGGACCTGGGGGTGCAGGGGGCGCTGGCCCTGCTGCTCAAGGAAGCAGTCAAACCCAACCTGGTGCAGACCATCGCGGGCACCCCGGCGCTGGTCCATGGCGGCCCGTTCGCCAACATTGCGCACGGCTGCAACTCCCTCATCGCCACCCAGACCGCACGGCGGCTGGCGGACATCGTGGTGACGGAGGCCGGTTTTGGCGCAGACCTGGGTGCCGAAAAGTTCATGGACATCAAGGCTCGGATCGGCGGCCTGGCACCGTCCGCCGTCGTGGTGGTGGCCACCGTGCGCGCGCTGAAGATGCAGGGCGGCGTGGCCAAGGACCAGCTGACCCGGCCGGACGTTTCTGCGCTGGAGGCCGGCGTCGAAAACCTGCGCCGGCACGTCCACAACGTGGAGAAGTTCGGTGTGACCCCGGTGGTTGCCATCAACCGGTTTGCCACGGATACGGCAGAGGAACTGGACTGGCTGCTCGCGTGGTGTGCCGCGGAGGGTGTTCCGGCTGCCGTGGCCGATGTGTGGGGCCGGGGCGGCGGCGGTGACGGCGGGGATGAGCTCGCCGGGCTGGTGGCGCGGGCACTGGAGGCACCCAACAAATTCCGTCACCTGTACGCGCTGGAGCTCTCCGTGGAGGACAAGATCCGCACCATTGCGCAGGAGATCTACGGGGCCGACGGGGTGGACTTCTCCGTCCCGGCCCTGAAGCGGCTGGCCGACATCGAACGCAACGGCTGGGCCGGGCTTCCGGTGTGCATGGCCAAGACTCAGTACTCCTTCACCGACGACGCCACCCGGCTCGGCGCCCCCAAGGGCTTCACCATCCACGTCCGCGACCTGCTGCCCAAGACCGGCGCCGGCTTCATCGTGGCGCTGACCGGCGCAGTGATGACCATGCCAGGGCTCCCCGCCGTGCCGGCCGCGCTCCGCATGGACGTCGACCCCGACGGCAACCCGGTAGGCCTCACCTAG
- a CDS encoding endonuclease domain-containing protein, with protein sequence MRSSTPLPIPLATKPLTVESAVSAKLTRDRLRRADVEHVGRGLFRPASWSFDLEDTARALSEATPGAWISHVTAARLRNSYLPPWLSDSNELHLSKPKALPGVRRQGICGHRVISGPGEVELVEGIWLSTRARTWLDMARILPLNDLVALGDELIRMPRPAFEGRAEAYTSVSDLKALISRHSNLQGIVRARQALDLMRVGSDSAPETFLRLGILDAGLPDPELQVNLRQGDSRSPSADLGYRRCRIAIQYDGGHHLQEPQRLSDRRRNRAFEAAGWTVLVFDKADNEDNFATAIKQIKRAIRASAKDPAASAGFARAL encoded by the coding sequence ATGCGCAGCAGCACTCCGTTACCTATCCCTCTGGCAACCAAGCCCTTAACGGTCGAAAGTGCCGTGAGCGCCAAGCTGACGCGTGATCGGCTGAGGCGTGCCGATGTCGAGCACGTCGGCCGCGGCCTCTTCCGCCCGGCTTCCTGGTCTTTCGATCTGGAAGATACGGCGCGTGCGCTGTCGGAAGCAACACCGGGAGCCTGGATATCCCACGTAACGGCGGCTCGGCTCCGCAATTCGTACTTACCGCCGTGGCTTTCGGACTCCAACGAGCTCCACCTCAGCAAACCCAAGGCTCTTCCCGGCGTTAGGAGGCAGGGCATTTGCGGTCACCGGGTCATTTCCGGGCCCGGAGAAGTCGAGTTAGTGGAGGGGATTTGGCTCAGCACCCGTGCCCGGACGTGGCTGGACATGGCTCGCATTCTGCCGCTCAATGACCTCGTGGCATTGGGAGATGAGCTGATCCGAATGCCTCGTCCCGCTTTCGAGGGCAGGGCGGAGGCCTACACTTCCGTCTCCGACCTCAAGGCCTTGATCAGCCGGCATTCAAATCTTCAGGGCATCGTCCGTGCCCGGCAGGCACTCGATCTGATGCGTGTCGGATCAGATTCGGCGCCGGAAACGTTTCTCCGCCTTGGCATCCTGGACGCCGGCCTTCCGGATCCGGAATTGCAGGTGAACCTTCGGCAAGGAGACAGCCGTTCTCCATCCGCGGACCTGGGGTATCGTCGGTGCCGTATCGCGATCCAGTACGACGGCGGCCATCACCTTCAAGAGCCGCAGCGCCTCAGCGATCGACGCAGAAACAGGGCCTTCGAGGCGGCAGGCTGGACAGTCCTCGTGTTCGATAAGGCTGACAATGAGGACAACTTCGCTACCGCAATCAAACAGATCAAGCGAGCTATAAGAGCTTCCGCAAAGGATCCTGCAGCCTCAGCCGGATTCGCGCGTGCTCTCTAG
- a CDS encoding DUF2306 domain-containing protein yields MEHWNVLLVSHVVAALFVLALGPVQILRRRRDRIHRTMGYLWVAAMYYVCFSSFGIVSDGHFSWLHGLSAFTIITVTLGLISAVRHNIPAHRGNMIGSYIGIAVAFGFAVGVPGRSIPRLLLADSGTAFFVAALVLVSVGVAYASLIRGDRKSTVSPVRRNGESHGDTSGDAVLAQRP; encoded by the coding sequence ATGGAGCACTGGAACGTCTTACTTGTCAGCCACGTTGTTGCGGCACTCTTCGTCCTGGCTCTCGGACCGGTGCAGATCCTACGGCGGCGGCGCGACCGCATTCACCGGACCATGGGTTATTTGTGGGTAGCAGCCATGTACTACGTGTGTTTCAGCAGTTTTGGCATTGTCAGCGATGGCCATTTCAGTTGGCTGCATGGGCTGTCCGCGTTCACCATCATCACCGTCACACTCGGGCTGATCAGCGCAGTGCGGCATAACATCCCGGCCCACCGCGGCAACATGATAGGGAGTTACATCGGAATCGCTGTTGCTTTTGGTTTTGCTGTGGGGGTTCCGGGGCGCAGCATTCCCCGGCTTCTTTTGGCCGATTCTGGCACGGCGTTTTTCGTCGCCGCTCTGGTGCTGGTGTCCGTTGGCGTAGCTTACGCATCCCTGATCAGAGGCGACAGAAAAAGCACTGTTTCCCCGGTCCGGAGGAACGGGGAGTCCCACGGTGACACTAGTGGCGATGCAGTCCTGGCACAGCGGCCCTAG
- a CDS encoding MerR family transcriptional regulator: protein MQLKELSEVTGTSAASIKYYLREGLLPPGESVHATRASYTADHVKRLELIRSLRQIVGLNIEQIRSIVKMADDGVPHLALLAHVQRVVLKLGPDSGEVVRTAAADAVVRMRNWPDVPSDARDALDRHIALMEGLGIGSTLDLLDQYSSAVDSIAGLDLAATTAGQDTDSVILTAAVGMHLHSQLMLKLLALAQASHAIRRLTTTGAP, encoded by the coding sequence ATGCAACTGAAGGAGCTTAGCGAAGTCACCGGAACGTCCGCGGCAAGCATCAAGTATTACCTCCGCGAAGGACTCCTGCCGCCCGGCGAGTCAGTACACGCTACGCGCGCCAGCTACACCGCGGACCACGTCAAACGCTTGGAGTTAATCCGCTCACTGCGTCAGATCGTTGGCCTGAATATCGAACAGATCCGCAGCATTGTGAAAATGGCGGACGACGGCGTTCCGCACCTGGCGCTGCTTGCCCACGTGCAGCGCGTGGTCCTGAAGCTTGGACCTGACAGCGGTGAGGTTGTCCGCACTGCCGCGGCAGACGCCGTCGTTCGCATGCGAAACTGGCCCGATGTGCCCAGCGACGCTCGGGATGCACTGGACCGGCACATAGCCCTGATGGAAGGGCTGGGCATCGGATCAACGCTGGATCTGCTGGACCAGTACAGCAGCGCCGTTGACTCGATTGCCGGGCTCGACCTTGCCGCAACCACGGCAGGACAGGACACGGACAGCGTCATCCTGACCGCTGCCGTCGGCATGCATTTGCATTCACAGCTGATGCTCAAGCTTCTGGCCCTTGCCCAGGCAAGCCATGCCATCCGCCGCCTGACAACCACGGGCGCCCCTTAA
- a CDS encoding inositol-3-phosphate synthase yields the protein MSSHPIRVAIVGVGNCAASLVQGVQYYQDADPTATIPGLMHVEFGQYHVGDVQFVAAFDVDGKKVGNDLADAILASENNTIKIADVPPTGVTVQRGHTLDGLGKYYLETIEESTEEPVDVVQALKDADVDVMVCYLPVGSQAAAEFYAQAAIDAGVAFVNALPVFIAGTKAWADKFTAAGVPIVGDDIKSQIGATITHRVMAKLFEDRGVTLDRTYQLNVGGNMDFKNMLERDRLESKKISKTQAVTSNVEAELAAKDVHIGPSDYVQWLDDRKWAFVRLEGRNFGDAPVSLEYKLEVWDSPNSAGVIIDAIRAAKIGLDRGIGGPLLSASSYFMKSPPEQFNDDLAREKVEAFIRGDLER from the coding sequence GTGTCTTCACATCCGATCCGTGTCGCAATCGTCGGCGTAGGCAACTGCGCCGCGTCGCTGGTGCAGGGCGTCCAGTACTACCAGGACGCCGACCCCACGGCGACCATCCCCGGCCTCATGCACGTTGAGTTCGGCCAGTACCACGTGGGCGATGTCCAGTTCGTGGCCGCGTTCGACGTCGATGGCAAGAAGGTGGGCAACGACCTCGCCGATGCCATCCTCGCCAGCGAAAACAACACCATCAAGATTGCCGACGTCCCGCCCACCGGCGTAACCGTCCAGCGCGGCCACACCCTGGACGGCCTCGGCAAGTACTACCTCGAGACCATCGAGGAATCCACCGAAGAGCCCGTTGACGTGGTTCAGGCCCTCAAGGACGCCGATGTTGACGTCATGGTCTGCTACCTGCCCGTCGGCTCCCAGGCTGCTGCCGAGTTCTACGCCCAGGCCGCCATTGACGCAGGCGTTGCCTTCGTCAACGCCCTTCCCGTGTTCATCGCCGGCACCAAGGCATGGGCGGACAAGTTCACCGCCGCCGGTGTTCCGATCGTGGGCGACGACATCAAGAGCCAGATCGGTGCCACCATCACGCACCGCGTCATGGCCAAGCTGTTCGAGGACCGCGGCGTCACCCTGGACCGCACGTACCAGCTGAACGTGGGCGGCAACATGGACTTCAAGAACATGTTGGAACGCGATCGCCTCGAGTCCAAGAAGATCTCCAAGACCCAGGCCGTCACTTCCAACGTCGAAGCCGAGCTCGCCGCCAAGGACGTCCACATCGGCCCGTCCGACTACGTGCAGTGGCTCGACGACCGCAAGTGGGCCTTCGTCCGACTGGAAGGCCGCAACTTCGGTGACGCCCCCGTGTCGCTCGAGTACAAACTGGAAGTCTGGGATTCACCCAACTCCGCCGGCGTGATCATCGATGCCATCCGCGCCGCCAAGATCGGCCTGGACCGCGGCATCGGCGGTCCGCTGCTTTCCGCCTCCAGCTACTTCATGAAGTCCCCGCCGGAGCAGTTCAACGACGACCTCGCCCGTGAAAAGGTCGAGGCCTTCATCCGCGGCGACCTGGAGCGCTAA